ctcttcatcatccttTTCAGTAAGTCTTTTTTAACTTCATGCTAGAACATTACCTGGACATATTCTCCTAATAAGCATGATCAGTTTTTATCTTGATTTTAGTGCTTATCCTAGTGAGCTACCATAATAAGCTTAATCAACTGGCCtttgatgaaagaaaatttctaaaatgcCCAGATCTATAAGCAACTGGGTAAAGTGGAATTTCAACTGAAAAACTGGGGAACAGTTGGAGCCTGAATTTACTTTAAAGGAAACTTTGATATAGAAAGGACTATGACATAAGGATCAGAAACAGATCATTTTAGGATGATAGCCAAAGCTTGAAATTTCATGCTGCCCAAAATTCAAGCTATGTAAGGAATAAGATGAATAGCCAAAGTCGAGAATAAAGGAACAAAAATTACCATGCTAATTAAGCGAAACTAGTCATggagaaaaacagaaaaaagaatacCTCTAATCTTCAACACgataaatataaaatctaattaaatgagaATTTCGCATGTGAAAGAAGGGGTCTAGTGAGAGCCAGacccaaaccaaaaaaaaaaaaagggaaaaaaatgcacGTGAGTGTTTTGATTCATTCAGTTTAAATATTTAACATTTAGCATATCAAACTCATGCCCAATTGTTCTGATTAAATGAAAGCACTGCATCCATTGAAAAGTTGGCATACCTCATGAGCTGGAATTTGAAGGCCAACCTTGTTTGCTGCAAGATCATATACATATATTGCCCCATCACCACTTGCAGCAACAAGCTCTCGCCCATCAGTTGAGAACTTCACGGAGAAGATAGAAATATCTCCATTGTCGTCATTGTTACCACAAGAAAAATCCAAGCCATCATGTATTTCCTGCATAGAGAGGACTTGCAGCATGAAAAGAGTAGTTTTATCTATCAGATATGGATAGCTCGCTACGTAATGAGAAAAGCAACAAAGCAACCAATGAGGTTGAAAAGTACTTCACCTTCCAAGTCCCAACCTAAGAATAAAGTTAAACTGAATTCTTTAGATGAAGTTCCCATGCTTCTATATGATGTATTATGTCACGCACTGATTGAACTGCAGTAAATCAATGTGAGACTGTCTTTTATCTTAAGTCATCTAATTTGCATTTAAAATTATGAGACATGATCTAACTGAATGATCCCATTTCAAAGAGGAATTCCCGTCCTATTTACTCTAGAGGTAATCTAACAGAAGGttccaattcaaaagcaaaattcCTATCTGatttattcccaaaaaaatCTTGACAAGCGACAGGAACATCATCAAGCACAATATTATTTTGCCAGTTTAAGGATTCCCAATTATCATCTTGCATAATAGTTCCATCCGAATTAAATTGTTTGTATGGATGTATGATAACAGAATTCCATTAAACATTTTGCAAAACAGTCAACAAAATTCTGCAATGCACAATATACTCCTTTGTAGTTTGAAATTTGGGAAAAAGATTTCAAGATTTCCAGATCACATAGTCACAGACATACCGTGACATTCGCAAGTGACTCTGTTGCAGCAGATTCAATATTAACAATGTGGACAAGAGGTGACATACTAGAATAGACCTGCAAAACAGAGACCTGGCTGAGCTGCTTCACAAGGAAACCATCAACTCATTTCATGGAAGTCTAAACAGAAGTTCcatcaaaagaagaaactaaAAAGAGATATATATGACTCAATGAAACTTAAAAAATGTACTTTCTTCATAGAAAGATAATCttacattgaaaagaaaagtgcaCGATATATGAATGTTTAAAGGTTAGGAGGGACATCAGTTGttgtccaaaaataaaaattcaaatgacgTGGAGATCAAATCAAAGAAACCTCATCTAATGTGATAATGTGCTTCCTTGTCGGAAGACCTTTACAAACTTATGAGGTAACGTTGATCAGGAGAAAGAGAAGTGTCGGTAATCGTCCacctcaaactttttgccaGTATGTCCTTCTGAACTTTCCAGCCCTTATCCACGTTGTATATCCTAATATGGCTCCCCTGTAATGGTAACAAGCTATGGATTAACAGTAAAACAGCATCACATAGAAACAAGTGTGCTTATAAACTTAATTTGACAAGACCACAAAGTGAACTCATAATGTGGCATTTAATTTGCCAAATGCCATCAGGAAGCTAACGATTACCTGATAGCCCGCCACAAACAGTGAACCATCAACAGAAAACTGAGAAACATATGCACGAGATTGCATCTTATCCACCTTTTGAGGGCCATAAATAGGTAAACATCTACTCAACACATGACAGCTATCAGACAAGGAGAACCTCCCTCTCCCCGAATAATTGCTCTCTCGAGCAGCCAACATTCTCAGGGTAGAGACAGGCATTTTCAATCCGCCCACCGTAGCCTTTCTCAAATGTTCATTGGGCTCGGATCTTAGCTTCGTCAACTGAGCGATCTCATGGTCTAAGTCACCTGAGTTTCTGCCATATCCTCGAACTCCATGGGAATGGGTATCAGAAGTCTCCTCCTTGCAAACTCGTTTACCCTTGGCAAGCTGAGACATTGCAATCCTAAACCGAAACCCAGCTGTTGTGCATTAGTTTGCCTGTAACTGCATTTAAGACTCTGTTGACAAAAATATCCTCCACAGTGGAGAATGTACAACAGTGAGACTTGACCCAATATTCAACGAGGCAAATCCTGCAGATGACAAAACAAAGTCAGACTTAATTGCCAGTTCTGCACCTCATCAGAATCAAGACGCCAAACTCCCACAACAACCCCGTTAATAGAGCTCAAGAGAGATTACTAAACTTCATGAACACTAAGT
The nucleotide sequence above comes from Eucalyptus grandis isolate ANBG69807.140 chromosome 2, ASM1654582v1, whole genome shotgun sequence. Encoded proteins:
- the LOC104425333 gene encoding LOW QUALITY PROTEIN: LEC14B homolog (The sequence of the model RefSeq protein was modified relative to this genomic sequence to represent the inferred CDS: inserted 1 base in 1 codon); amino-acid sequence: MSQLAKGKRVCKEETSDTHSHGVRGYGRNSGDLDHEIAQLTKLRSEPNEHLRKATVGGLKMPVSTLRMLAARESNYSGRGRFSLSDSCHVLSRCLPIYGPQKVDKMQSRAYVSQFSVDGSLFVAGYQGSHIRIYNVDKGWKVQKDILAKSLRWTITDTSLSPDQRYLVYSSMSPLVHIVNIESAATESLANVTEIHDGLDFSCGNNDDNGDISIFSVKFSTDGRELVAASGDGAIYVYDLAANKVGLQIPAHEVDVNTVCFADESGHVIYSGSDDNLCKVWDRRCLSTTGQAAGVLTGHLEGITFIDSRGDGRYLISNGKDQSTKLWDIRKMTSNSPAFHRRRDFDWDYRWTTYPEEDRNLKHPHDQSVATYKGHSVLYTLIRCYFXPAYSTGQKYIYTGSGDCVVYIYDLVSGNQVARLKHHDEPVRDCSWHPFYPLMVTSSWDGVIAKWEFPGDRKEKSLSRPRRRSRRTMFY